A single Spirochaetota bacterium DNA region contains:
- a CDS encoding ATP-binding protein: MFKQFLHKYGISNILLLGTESPLHQRIVRYLSRNHIGFSIIATDDPLPDTHSLLILPLSMHTITPVTDMLQKMLQSTYTPLLLFATDFPITTRFKKRFSIAGIIGILELTERPHFIKLETHSLQSNPTASLNALIYTTENLISRNIYKLLSQNILYNALVKLHPSVVCITTLQGTIIYFRAHRQYFTRNNNIKKLLYGKKIQELTIQPEKIEHLFSLINRNIEQRESEITFRMNNTDTTLLVTGEKIKLYGDLEFYLLIGINITTQRKAEDMLISSELRYRTLVENLPDGLSLSKADMLLYANPQFFKLFNFPQETLITDVNLQSLIHHDDWAVLSELLQKPIDNATTINVKAFTVTGKPLILELRILSFVGDSSLYHQIYWHDITQTRQLWDKILQSERLSAIGEMASGITHEFNNILTSIQGYVQYTLNNPDDIEANTKAFKVIEKMTEQGHAILKNLSMLTRKDITNKERHKIADLINDIVRIQEKILIKDNITLIKKFVKNPVCYVDAGLIQQVFLNILLNAVHAIRPKGQGTITITIDESNGNAIITIHDTGTGIDPKIQDEIFNPFFTTKTGAHNIVGTGMGLSISKNIIEQHNGKIWFHSIPDKETEFIIELPIYKTAYLPKELQASSQPKDLSKLTVLIVDDDDAIRDLFKTLLQSLGISAITFATNGYEGYSLCKENQYDIVFMDVSMPVLSGIDAYKMIEDENPNQKVVFITGIFYEDQIKEIVDKEQAFGYIKKPFDIKEIKSLLYTIASHR; the protein is encoded by the coding sequence ATGTTTAAACAATTTTTACATAAGTATGGCATCAGTAACATCTTGCTACTTGGTACCGAATCACCATTGCATCAGCGGATTGTGCGCTATCTTTCACGCAATCATATTGGATTTTCTATTATAGCTACTGATGACCCTTTGCCCGATACACATTCCCTTTTAATACTACCCTTGAGCATGCATACCATTACACCAGTAACTGATATGTTACAAAAAATGCTTCAATCAACATATACCCCGCTTTTACTGTTTGCTACCGATTTTCCCATAACTACCCGATTCAAAAAGCGGTTCAGTATTGCAGGAATTATTGGCATACTGGAGCTTACTGAACGTCCTCACTTTATAAAATTAGAAACTCATTCATTGCAGTCAAATCCAACGGCATCGCTGAATGCTTTAATCTATACTACTGAAAATCTTATTTCACGTAACATTTACAAGTTATTGTCGCAAAATATTTTATATAATGCTCTGGTAAAACTCCATCCATCGGTAGTGTGTATAACCACATTACAGGGGACAATCATATACTTCAGGGCACACAGACAATACTTTACCCGAAACAATAACATTAAAAAACTATTATACGGAAAAAAAATTCAAGAATTAACCATACAACCGGAGAAAATAGAACATCTGTTTTCATTAATAAACCGCAATATTGAACAGCGTGAATCAGAAATAACATTCAGAATGAATAATACTGACACCACCCTGCTTGTAACAGGTGAAAAAATTAAGCTGTATGGTGATCTGGAATTTTACCTGCTTATTGGTATTAATATCACCACTCAACGTAAGGCTGAGGACATGCTCATTTCATCTGAGCTACGGTATCGTACTCTGGTGGAAAATCTTCCTGATGGACTGTCACTTTCTAAAGCGGATATGCTTTTATATGCAAACCCGCAATTTTTTAAATTATTCAATTTCCCCCAGGAAACTCTCATCACAGATGTTAACCTTCAATCACTCATACATCACGATGACTGGGCTGTGCTTTCTGAACTGCTGCAAAAACCCATTGACAATGCCACAACTATTAATGTTAAAGCCTTTACTGTTACCGGCAAACCCCTGATACTTGAGCTTCGCATTTTAAGTTTTGTGGGCGATAGTTCCTTATATCATCAGATTTACTGGCATGATATAACCCAAACACGCCAGCTGTGGGATAAGATACTGCAGTCAGAGCGATTGTCTGCTATTGGAGAAATGGCATCAGGCATCACCCACGAATTCAACAATATTCTCACAAGCATTCAAGGCTATGTCCAGTACACTCTGAATAACCCTGACGATATTGAAGCCAATACAAAAGCCTTTAAGGTTATTGAAAAAATGACCGAACAAGGACATGCCATCCTGAAAAACCTATCAATGCTTACCCGCAAGGACATTACTAATAAAGAACGCCATAAAATAGCGGATCTCATTAATGATATTGTACGTATACAGGAAAAAATATTAATAAAGGACAACATCACTCTAATAAAAAAATTTGTAAAAAATCCAGTGTGCTATGTAGATGCTGGCCTTATACAGCAGGTATTTTTGAACATACTGCTTAATGCAGTACATGCTATACGGCCTAAGGGCCAGGGAACTATCACCATTACTATCGATGAATCAAATGGGAATGCAATTATCACTATTCATGATACCGGTACAGGAATTGACCCCAAAATTCAGGATGAAATTTTTAATCCTTTTTTTACCACCAAAACCGGAGCTCATAACATAGTTGGCACAGGAATGGGATTATCCATATCCAAAAATATTATTGAACAGCATAACGGGAAGATTTGGTTTCATAGCATCCCCGACAAAGAAACTGAATTTATTATAGAACTTCCCATATATAAAACCGCATATCTACCAAAGGAGTTGCAGGCTTCATCACAACCAAAAGATTTAAGCAAGCTTACCGTGTTAATAGTTGATGATGACGATGCAATCCGTGATCTTTTTAAAACGCTTCTCCAATCATTAGGCATATCCGCTATTACCTTTGCAACCAATGGTTATGAGGGATATTCCCTGTGCAAAGAAAATCAGTATGATATTGTATTTATGGATGTATCCATGCCTGTACTTTCCGGCATTGATGCATACAAAATGATAGAAGACGAAAATCCCAACCAGAAAGTTGTATTTATAACCGGTATTTTTTATGAAGATCAGATTAAAGAGATAGTTGACAAAGAACAAGCTTTTGGTTACATTAAAAAGCCATTTGACATAAAAGAAATCAAATCATTGTTGTATACAATAGCATCACACCGGTAA
- a CDS encoding methyl-accepting chemotaxis protein produces MNVMRNVLANYSNASFIMQQRAKTLSYFLTVCIVLVLFFLGAQNIMATRPLFSFINAVLCAILIFLTIATMLLRAGNYSWAANISVIGSVIVLGLLVNFGTMAHNEGIILTNYQFLIFIIFSALFCSRRMVITVAIVSLVFAIISLIRTDLISGKVKTVAIVDFTFELIIITAISYLLLRLMDTTIQKLHEEFENRDQLMRIKDLLEAVKDISQKLAVASHELSDTSKNFSINAQNQAALAEEITATIEEISAGVENVSNSANYQYDSINSFTRRTEELSALVSRMEQKINNAIQLTASIESHARLGAELLNVMDTSITNIHNSSGEMTNIVKIIKDISDQINLLSLNAAIEAARAGDAGRGFAVVADEISKLADRTQVSVKEIESLISANDKEIQKGMTSVQQTVDTISGIIKGVNEINTMVQVLADYMKQQLEVNSIVAKESGLVKVRSEEIRNGAEEQKNASGEIVKSVAGINELTQANASGALKITESADTVLSMSDVLKQRVEALEIV; encoded by the coding sequence ATGAATGTGATGAGGAATGTACTTGCAAATTATAGCAATGCTTCGTTTATTATGCAGCAGCGTGCTAAAACTCTTTCCTATTTTCTAACAGTGTGCATTGTACTGGTATTATTTTTTCTTGGTGCACAAAATATAATGGCGACACGTCCACTGTTTTCCTTTATTAATGCAGTTTTGTGTGCCATCCTTATTTTTTTAACCATCGCTACTATGCTATTGCGGGCAGGTAATTATTCATGGGCAGCAAATATTTCGGTGATTGGTTCAGTAATAGTATTGGGACTTCTGGTAAATTTTGGTACCATGGCACATAATGAGGGAATTATTCTTACCAACTATCAATTTTTAATTTTTATTATCTTCAGTGCATTGTTTTGTTCGCGCCGTATGGTTATAACAGTAGCTATCGTGTCGCTTGTGTTTGCTATTATTTCATTGATACGTACTGACCTGATTTCAGGTAAGGTAAAAACAGTTGCTATTGTTGATTTTACCTTTGAATTGATAATAATTACCGCTATAAGCTATCTGCTGTTAAGGCTCATGGATACAACAATCCAAAAACTACACGAAGAGTTTGAAAATAGGGATCAATTGATGCGTATCAAAGACCTGCTGGAAGCAGTAAAGGATATTTCGCAAAAGCTGGCAGTGGCTTCCCATGAACTGTCGGACACTTCCAAAAATTTTTCAATAAATGCACAAAACCAGGCAGCTCTTGCTGAAGAGATAACGGCAACCATTGAAGAAATTTCGGCTGGTGTTGAAAATGTGTCAAACAGTGCAAATTATCAGTATGATAGCATCAATTCATTCACACGGCGCACAGAGGAACTTTCGGCACTTGTTTCACGGATGGAACAAAAAATTAATAATGCAATCCAGCTTACCGCTTCAATAGAATCCCATGCCCGTTTGGGTGCTGAATTACTGAACGTAATGGATACAAGTATTACTAACATTCATAACAGTTCAGGAGAGATGACAAATATAGTAAAAATAATAAAGGATATCTCAGATCAGATAAATCTATTATCTTTAAATGCTGCTATTGAAGCAGCACGTGCTGGCGATGCAGGCAGGGGTTTTGCTGTAGTGGCAGATGAAATATCAAAGTTAGCAGACAGAACACAGGTGAGTGTAAAGGAGATTGAGTCATTAATTAGTGCCAATGACAAAGAAATACAGAAAGGTATGACAAGTGTGCAGCAAACAGTAGATACTATAAGTGGTATTATCAAAGGGGTTAATGAAATAAATACTATGGTGCAGGTGCTGGCTGATTATATGAAGCAACAATTGGAGGTAAATTCAATAGTAGCCAAAGAGTCAGGCCTGGTAAAGGTGAGGTCTGAGGAAATACGCAATGGTGCCGAAGAACAAAAAAATGCTTCGGGCGAAATTGTGAAATCAGTTGCCGGCATTAATGAACTGACTCAGGCAAATGCATCCGGAGCACTGAAAATTACCGAAAGTGCTGATACGGTACTTTCCATGAGTGATGTTCTAAAACAACGTGTTGAAGCGCTGGAGATAGTATAG
- a CDS encoding PaaI family thioesterase: MIEFEDKTCFGCGKSNERGLKLHLKFDPDTKTAYGEFKADQTLEGPPNIIHAGIIASILDETMMTVNKYMEYIALTGEITIRYLQPAFIEENLYIRGWFVKKNKRVIENRAEIENEMGKIVARAKAKYIEVEEIPQPE, translated from the coding sequence ATGATTGAATTTGAAGACAAAACATGCTTTGGTTGCGGAAAATCAAATGAAAGAGGTTTAAAGCTTCACCTTAAGTTTGATCCAGACACAAAAACAGCATATGGTGAGTTTAAAGCAGATCAAACATTAGAGGGGCCTCCAAATATAATCCATGCCGGCATCATAGCCAGTATTTTAGATGAAACTATGATGACCGTAAATAAGTACATGGAATATATAGCTTTAACAGGGGAAATAACCATTCGTTATTTGCAACCAGCTTTTATTGAAGAGAATTTGTATATCAGGGGCTGGTTTGTAAAAAAGAATAAACGTGTCATTGAGAATAGGGCTGAGATTGAAAACGAAATGGGGAAAATAGTTGCCCGGGCTAAAGCCAAATATATTGAAGTTGAAGAAATACCCCAACCAGAATAA
- a CDS encoding YIP1 family protein, which translates to MAGSFDFTKFFDESKATLLSPKDYFSSMAKEGGLVEPIIKAVLYGVISGVIYFIFSLLNLSAFTMFGTGPAMALIGSILFAIIGLFIGGVILLIISAICGGNTAFEANARVVAALMVLGPVQALFSFLTSVSFYLGLVVSAIIALYGLYLTFIALVNALSAKENVAKIVIGILAILYVLSLYGSFKAYRFAGHMGQQMLEETEKLSSEQQKALEQLQQLQKSLEKLEQEQKE; encoded by the coding sequence ATGGCAGGTAGTTTTGATTTTACAAAATTTTTTGATGAGTCCAAAGCAACACTTTTAAGCCCAAAGGATTATTTTTCATCAATGGCTAAAGAAGGTGGACTTGTTGAACCAATTATCAAAGCAGTTTTGTACGGGGTAATTTCAGGCGTTATCTACTTTATTTTTTCATTGCTCAACCTTTCTGCATTTACCATGTTTGGTACTGGTCCGGCTATGGCATTAATTGGATCTATTCTTTTTGCAATTATTGGCCTTTTTATTGGTGGCGTTATTTTGCTCATTATTTCAGCTATATGTGGCGGCAACACTGCCTTTGAAGCAAATGCCCGCGTGGTGGCTGCATTAATGGTTCTTGGTCCAGTTCAGGCATTGTTTTCATTTTTAACGAGCGTAAGCTTTTATTTAGGGCTTGTTGTATCAGCAATAATTGCACTGTATGGCCTGTATCTTACCTTTATTGCCCTTGTTAATGCTTTAAGTGCTAAAGAAAATGTTGCAAAGATAGTCATCGGAATCCTTGCTATATTGTATGTTCTATCACTCTATGGTTCATTTAAAGCATACAGATTTGCAGGACATATGGGGCAGCAGATGCTGGAAGAAACCGAAAAGCTTTCATCAGAACAGCAGAAGGCTTTAGAACAGTTACAGCAATTACAAAAATCATTAGAAAAGCTGGAACAGGAACAGAAAGAATAA
- a CDS encoding carbonic anhydrase produces MIHNNVTTDFVSKEYTPVIDVSTYVHPLAAVIGNVILGKNVMVAPFASVRGDEGQPIYVGDDSNVQDGVIIHALETEHHGHPVEKNLVEVSGKKYAVYVGNRVSLAHQVQIHGPAYIGDSSFIGMQSLVFRAKVGKSCVVEPKSLVMGVTIPDGRYVPAGSVIKTQNDADNLPVIDDSYPFKNLNDGVIHVNVALAAGYKTKKI; encoded by the coding sequence ATGATTCATAATAATGTTACAACTGATTTTGTAAGCAAGGAATACACTCCTGTTATTGATGTTTCAACCTATGTGCATCCACTTGCAGCCGTTATTGGGAATGTGATACTTGGGAAAAATGTTATGGTAGCGCCATTTGCTTCTGTGCGGGGGGATGAAGGACAGCCCATTTATGTTGGTGATGATTCAAATGTTCAGGATGGCGTTATCATCCATGCACTTGAAACAGAACACCACGGTCATCCGGTAGAAAAAAATCTGGTGGAAGTGAGTGGTAAAAAATATGCTGTGTATGTTGGTAATCGTGTGTCGCTGGCTCATCAGGTGCAAATTCACGGCCCGGCATATATAGGCGATAGTTCCTTTATAGGGATGCAAAGTTTGGTATTCAGGGCAAAGGTTGGCAAAAGTTGTGTGGTGGAACCAAAATCGCTGGTTATGGGAGTGACCATACCTGACGGAAGATATGTACCTGCAGGGTCAGTTATTAAGACACAAAATGATGCTGATAATCTTCCTGTTATAGATGACAGCTATCCTTTCAAGAATTTGAATGATGGTGTGATCCATGTGAACGTAGCACTTGCTGCAGGGTATAAGACAAAGAAGATATAG
- a CDS encoding cytochrome c family protein, producing MLFAFTAARKNASFVGVAVCKKCHESDAIGNQYKSWQQSPHAKAYLLLKQDKALSLAKELSLNNPSSDEQCLKCHTTGLGKNPALWEDGVGCESCHGPGSIYNSYENHVALGNREVAYKKALSLGMYPILGTDGIKAREKVCRSCHNEKRPCYPKDPAEQQHQYLPLQLIADFAFPHRLRR from the coding sequence ATGCTATTTGCCTTTACGGCAGCACGGAAAAACGCCTCATTTGTTGGTGTTGCTGTCTGCAAAAAGTGCCATGAATCAGATGCTATTGGGAATCAGTATAAATCCTGGCAGCAATCCCCTCATGCAAAAGCATATTTACTACTAAAACAGGATAAAGCCCTGTCACTTGCAAAAGAATTATCTCTCAATAACCCATCCAGTGATGAACAATGCCTCAAATGTCACACCACAGGTTTAGGAAAAAATCCAGCTCTGTGGGAAGATGGCGTTGGATGTGAGTCATGCCATGGGCCAGGCAGCATATACAATAGTTATGAAAACCATGTGGCTTTGGGAAACAGGGAAGTTGCATACAAAAAGGCTCTTTCATTAGGGATGTATCCCATCTTAGGAACAGATGGCATAAAAGCCAGAGAAAAAGTATGCCGAAGCTGCCACAACGAAAAGCGGCCATGTTACCCAAAAGACCCTGCAGAGCAACAGCATCAATACCTTCCCTTGCAGCTCATTGCTGATTTTGCATTTCCACATAGACTAAGACGGTAA
- a CDS encoding minor capsid protein yields the protein MYPIALEKQYVRFVTKEFLAIADEIVKRIKRELKKEIAFDSDDRMRADSITNIMIFLQQLKEQYGNRIDQRVLEGKVKKHFSLIDAWSRDKTYEDCKKLYARLSTPGSDGKLYIPTISMRKALNEELIDNTVKRNVDLINNIYKNYFNDIANVVKTGVLNGEGFAVITNKLQAKTKVSLSKAQFWARDQIGKFFGQTTKIRQQEAGIAGYIWRCVGDKRTRDLHLALEGTFHYWNDPPVINGRKCHPGDDFNCRCWAEPAFGPEDAEKEFGQELPSDYFTSGRIATAPVNWSNENDFRQRVIIDINDAMLKNKVELSLADLAKVIHLDPNTLAKPLVITQRKLQDNAIKGEFSRSAIIIHDYETTDLTVYHEFFHYLDSTQSIDKKLKKTVIDVLHSSVTYKNILRELKSKTITKERRQYLRYLIQDDEMIARLFEQYMWEYKLKRDFGYISNMRNYYFLDNDRNRLYIFIETLLIKSGLL from the coding sequence ATGTATCCAATAGCATTGGAAAAACAATATGTGCGCTTTGTAACAAAGGAATTTTTAGCTATAGCAGATGAAATTGTAAAACGCATTAAACGTGAATTGAAAAAGGAAATTGCATTTGATAGCGATGACAGAATGCGTGCTGACTCTATTACAAACATAATGATTTTTTTGCAGCAATTAAAAGAACAATATGGCAATAGAATAGATCAGCGGGTATTAGAAGGAAAAGTAAAAAAACATTTTAGCCTTATCGATGCCTGGAGCAGGGATAAAACATATGAAGACTGCAAGAAATTATATGCCCGCCTGTCTACGCCAGGGTCTGATGGAAAACTATATATTCCAACAATTTCTATGCGCAAAGCACTCAATGAAGAGTTAATTGATAATACAGTGAAACGCAATGTCGACCTTATTAATAATATATATAAAAATTATTTTAATGATATTGCAAATGTAGTAAAGACTGGTGTTTTAAATGGAGAAGGATTTGCTGTTATTACTAATAAGTTACAGGCAAAAACTAAGGTAAGCCTTTCAAAAGCGCAATTTTGGGCGCGAGACCAGATTGGTAAATTTTTTGGGCAAACAACTAAAATACGGCAGCAGGAAGCCGGGATTGCAGGATATATCTGGCGTTGTGTAGGGGATAAGCGCACGCGAGATTTGCACCTTGCTTTGGAGGGGACATTCCATTATTGGAATGATCCGCCTGTAATTAATGGCCGCAAGTGCCATCCCGGCGATGATTTTAATTGCCGATGCTGGGCTGAGCCTGCGTTTGGGCCAGAGGATGCTGAAAAAGAATTTGGCCAGGAGTTGCCCAGTGATTATTTTACGAGCGGTCGCATAGCAACTGCGCCAGTTAATTGGAGTAATGAAAATGATTTCAGACAGCGTGTAATAATAGATATAAATGATGCTATGCTTAAGAATAAAGTAGAATTATCTCTTGCTGATCTGGCGAAAGTTATACACCTTGATCCCAATACGCTTGCCAAACCCTTAGTGATTACGCAAAGAAAATTGCAGGATAATGCTATCAAGGGAGAATTTTCACGTTCAGCCATCATAATACATGATTATGAAACTACTGATTTGACTGTATATCACGAATTTTTTCATTATCTTGATTCGACACAAAGTATAGATAAAAAATTAAAGAAAACAGTAATTGATGTATTGCATTCAAGCGTAACATATAAAAATATTTTGCGTGAATTGAAAAGTAAGACTATCACAAAAGAAAGGCGGCAATATTTGCGCTATTTAATTCAGGACGATGAAATGATTGCGCGTTTGTTTGAACAATATATGTGGGAATATAAATTAAAGAGGGATTTTGGATATATATCTAATATGAGAAATTATTATTTTCTTGACAATGATAGAAACCGACTCTATATTTTTATTGAAACATTATTAATTAAAAGCGGCTTATTATGA
- a CDS encoding encapsulin, which produces METRFDAVLLRKEDLLAIENVLYEAKKEELVARQFLNVNTNFPPYAMEIGYDWFDVAGSAKILAAGASAKDVPFVGEKGGRETMKVYSIVTGIRYTRAERMAAQARNALGKGPQISLDTTRVATARRFVAEMENKLAFIGDTSHNIKGILNHPGITAEDVAASGTGATDAAKRLWANKTPKLILKDLLAGKRKVEQGNIFKARVLILDSDHYNALLEPYSDYSPMTVLSWLQKEGAYFEKIVVTNSIASTVNGLNVGCFVILDNAPEIVELAVPMDLTLGEPVYDLLGTSEQVVEERTAGCIIRHPAAIYVGKGI; this is translated from the coding sequence ATGGAAACAAGATTTGATGCAGTATTATTAAGAAAGGAAGATTTGCTGGCAATAGAGAATGTATTATATGAAGCAAAGAAAGAAGAGCTTGTAGCAAGGCAGTTTCTTAATGTTAACACCAATTTTCCACCCTATGCAATGGAAATTGGGTATGACTGGTTTGATGTTGCAGGAAGTGCAAAGATTTTGGCCGCAGGTGCAAGTGCAAAGGATGTCCCATTTGTAGGCGAAAAAGGCGGCCGCGAAACAATGAAGGTATATAGCATCGTTACAGGTATCCGGTATACGAGAGCAGAGCGCATGGCTGCGCAGGCACGAAATGCATTGGGCAAAGGCCCACAAATTAGCCTTGATACCACACGCGTGGCCACTGCACGCAGATTTGTTGCTGAAATGGAGAATAAATTAGCTTTCATAGGCGATACCTCGCATAACATTAAAGGGATTCTTAACCATCCCGGTATCACTGCTGAGGATGTTGCTGCTAGTGGCACTGGAGCAACTGATGCGGCAAAACGGTTATGGGCAAATAAAACTCCTAAGCTTATACTCAAAGACCTTCTTGCTGGGAAAAGGAAAGTGGAACAGGGTAATATATTTAAAGCTCGTGTGCTTATTCTTGATTCTGACCATTATAATGCACTGCTTGAGCCATACAGCGATTATTCTCCAATGACAGTGCTTTCCTGGTTACAGAAAGAAGGTGCTTATTTTGAAAAGATAGTTGTGACAAATAGCATTGCGTCAACAGTGAATGGGCTGAATGTAGGATGCTTTGTTATACTTGATAATGCACCAGAGATAGTAGAACTTGCAGTGCCTATGGATTTGACCCTGGGTGAGCCAGTATATGATCTGCTTGGCACAAGCGAGCAGGTAGTTGAAGAACGTACAGCTGGGTGCATAATTCGCCATCCTGCAGCAATTTATGTTGGCAAAGGAATATAA
- a CDS encoding DUF2213 domain-containing protein: protein MKNEHRYDKGIAQAQSFGDGFLRARVTIARPGVFPYLTRDGNIRWEAKLPEDLFSDITINTAKGAPVTDGHPPIDDANGMVTPENYTKYIKGSLGDSIVIRDGMLEATETVFDAQLINDLKQGKKVEVSIGFITDVDYTPGEYNGMRYDARQTNIRINHIAHVEAGRAGEKVRAYLDTDYPYAVMTETNYRRDVKMDILEALKKLLAALGIALNDNTENASSENGKNSEGAANESKEGNDTEEKMADASDIAKLKELIKKQQAKIDALEEILKKKKEEQKRNDEAVRIDEAVKKRLALIDAAKSVVPEYKYDGESERDLKLKIINKILPFESSVKIDTLDDVYIDARYDAALQFAKEKANIDIGNNAVRIDEHAIEEKKKKRLQLMEG, encoded by the coding sequence ATGAAAAATGAACACCGATATGACAAGGGTATTGCCCAGGCGCAAAGCTTTGGCGATGGATTTTTACGTGCCAGAGTGACCATCGCACGGCCTGGAGTATTCCCCTATCTAACAAGAGATGGAAATATTCGTTGGGAAGCGAAGCTTCCTGAGGATTTATTTAGCGATATAACAATTAATACTGCGAAAGGTGCGCCTGTAACAGATGGCCATCCCCCAATTGATGATGCAAATGGTATGGTAACGCCTGAAAATTATACTAAATATATAAAAGGAAGCCTTGGAGATAGCATTGTAATTCGTGATGGGATGTTAGAAGCAACCGAAACGGTGTTTGATGCACAACTTATTAACGATTTAAAACAAGGGAAAAAGGTAGAGGTATCAATTGGTTTTATTACGGATGTTGATTATACGCCAGGCGAGTATAATGGCATGAGGTATGATGCGCGGCAAACTAATATTCGCATAAATCATATTGCCCACGTTGAAGCTGGCAGAGCGGGTGAAAAAGTACGGGCATATCTGGATACAGATTATCCATATGCAGTTATGACTGAAACTAATTACAGGAGGGATGTAAAAATGGATATTTTAGAAGCGTTGAAAAAACTTTTAGCAGCGCTTGGTATTGCACTAAACGATAATACCGAAAATGCAAGCAGCGAAAATGGCAAAAACAGTGAAGGAGCTGCTAATGAATCAAAAGAGGGAAACGATACTGAAGAGAAAATGGCAGATGCATCTGATATTGCAAAGCTGAAAGAATTAATTAAAAAACAACAGGCTAAAATTGATGCATTAGAGGAAATTCTAAAAAAGAAAAAAGAAGAACAAAAACGAAACGATGAAGCTGTGCGCATTGATGAAGCAGTAAAAAAGCGTCTTGCACTTATTGATGCTGCTAAAAGCGTTGTTCCAGAATACAAATATGATGGTGAAAGCGAACGTGATCTTAAATTAAAGATAATAAACAAAATACTGCCTTTTGAAAGTTCGGTGAAAATTGATACGCTTGATGATGTATATATAGATGCACGTTATGATGCAGCGCTACAGTTTGCAAAGGAAAAAGCAAATATCGATATTGGCAACAATGCAGTACGCATTGATGAACATGCGATTGAAGAAAAGAAGAAGAAACGATTACAATTGATGGAGGGATAA
- a CDS encoding phage portal protein: MALFFNNKKFNEYKFMVEEEFEKLVSDNSKIFFGDKTIYIDAKKKIETKALGGSIPDGFLFDFSDSDNPEFYLIEVELASHDFYKHIFPQITKFFAFFKNNKSQKDLIEKIYSIASTDDSIKKEFRKFLGEKEIFKFINDTIEGSQNILLIIDGDKSELPEIVDTYTDTWGKIVKTIKINIFKNNNDLIFSMTPDFLRAYYESVARFCENEIRPILNWIIGLIIKERRGDIYKALQGNIDNLDWEIEFNPLWIEDTKEKADRELREAQRDQIYVTTQVLSPSEVRMMRFKDLEEFDSWQASPVDFSTAEVQEAEKEESE, encoded by the coding sequence ATGGCACTTTTTTTCAATAACAAGAAATTCAATGAATATAAATTTATGGTCGAAGAAGAATTTGAGAAATTAGTCTCTGATAATAGCAAAATATTTTTTGGTGATAAAACGATATATATTGATGCAAAAAAGAAAATCGAAACAAAAGCGTTAGGTGGTTCCATCCCCGATGGATTTCTTTTTGATTTTTCAGATAGTGATAATCCTGAGTTTTATTTAATAGAAGTTGAACTTGCATCCCATGATTTTTATAAGCATATATTTCCTCAAATTACTAAATTTTTTGCTTTTTTCAAAAACAATAAAAGTCAAAAAGATTTAATCGAGAAAATATATTCAATTGCGAGCACAGATGATTCAATAAAAAAAGAATTTAGAAAATTCTTAGGAGAAAAGGAAATATTTAAATTTATCAATGATACCATTGAGGGAAGCCAAAATATATTATTGATTATTGATGGGGATAAATCCGAGTTACCTGAAATTGTTGATACATATACAGACACTTGGGGAAAAATAGTTAAAACGATAAAAATTAATATATTTAAAAACAATAATGATCTTATTTTTTCAATGACTCCTGATTTTCTTAGAGCGTACTATGAAAGCGTAGCTCGTTTTTGCGAAAACGAAATACGCCCTATATTGAACTGGATTATTGGTTTAATAATTAAGGAGCGCCGCGGAGATATTTACAAGGCGCTGCAGGGTAACATAGATAATCTTGATTGGGAAATTGAATTTAATCCGCTATGGATAGAAGATACAAAGGAAAAAGCAGACAGGGAGCTTCGCGAAGCACAGCGCGATCAGATTTACGTTACCACGCAGGTTTTAAGCCCTTCTGAAGTGAGGATGATGCGCTTTAAAGATCTTGAAGAGTTTGACTCCTGGCAGGCTTCACCGGTTGATTTTAGTACAGCAGAAGTTCAGGAAGCAGAAAAAGAAGAAAGCGAATAA